One part of the Pecten maximus chromosome 1, xPecMax1.1, whole genome shotgun sequence genome encodes these proteins:
- the LOC117326837 gene encoding ribosome biogenesis regulatory protein homolog isoform X2 — translation MADLVEQVLQKEIEKQANYKTIEVIKDIDLEIDEGNLLAVDTNPFDLRKYKSKKDVCLKELARDNAQLLINRIFQLPTEKEDGVVVVKLPDTKVLIPRGKPVPKARNFTKWEEYAQMKGIQNRKRSKMVWDEQKNEWKPRWGYNRAADDTKDWCIEVPSNADPYEDQFEKRLKAKSERTAKNELHRLRNIARSQKTKVPGVGLTPTEAPSKDYVSKALAVAKRSTASIGKFTESLPKEKPSKYTGKKRKFEENYGSLKNETSKQLDILQKLKNKEPVIDVTKAVNTQLIEENNESSGKKPFKGKSKGFGGRKKGKGGAKGSFKGGKGSFKGGKSSFKGGKGGGGKRKR, via the exons ATGGCAGACCTCGTGGAGCAGGTGCTACAGAAAGAGATAGAAAAGCAAGCAAATTATAAAACAATCGAAGTCATTAAAGATATAGATCTTGAAATCGACGAAGGAAACCTGCTTGCCGTCGATACAAATCCTTTCGACTTAAGAAAATACAA GTCTAAGAAAGATGTATGTTTGAAAGAACTAGCAAGAGATAATGCCCAGTTGCttataaatagaa TATTTCAGTTGCCAACAGAGAAAGAAGATGGAGTGGTGGTAGTTAAG TTACCTGATACCAAAGTTTTGATTCCTAGAGGAAAACCA GTTCCCAAGGCCAGAAACTTTACAAAATGGGAAGAATATGCCCAGATGAAGGGCATTCAGAACAGGAAGAGGAGCAAGATGGTGTGGGATGAGCAGAAAAAT GAATGGAAGCCAAGATGGGGCTACAATCGAGCAGCAGACGACACAAAAGACTGGTGTATAGAGGTTCCAAGCAATGCAG ATCCATATGAAGATCAATTTGAAAAGAGACTTAAAGCTAAATCAGAAAGGACAGCCAAGAATGAGCTACACAGGCTGAGGAACATCGCCCGGTCACAGAAAACTAAAG TACCTGGTGTTGGGTTGACACCCACAGAAGCTCCTTCCAAAGACTATGTCAGCAAGGCTCTAGCAGTAGCCAAGAGGTCGACAGCTTCAATTGGAAAATTCACAGAGTCACTTCCAAAGGAGAAACCCTCAAAATACACAGGCAAGAAACGCAAG TTTGAGGAAAATTATGGGAGTTTGAAAAATGAGACAAGCAAACAGCTGGACATTTTACAGAAACTAAAAAACAAAGAACCGGTTATAGACGTGACAAAAGCTGTCAACACACAGTTGATTGAAGAAAATAATGAAAG TTCTGGTAAGAAACCCTTTAAAGGAAAATCTAAAGGGTTCGGAGGACGAAAGAAGGGAAAAGGAGGTGCTAAGGGCTCATTTAAAGGTGGAAAAGGCTCCTTTAAGGGAGGAAAGAGTTCATTTAAAGGGGGTAAAGGTGGCGGAGGGAAAAGAAAACGATGa
- the LOC117326837 gene encoding ribosome biogenesis regulatory protein homolog isoform X1 → MADLVEQVLQKEIEKQANYKTIEVIKDIDLEIDEGNLLAVDTNPFDLRKYKSKKDVCLKELARDNAQLLINRIFQLPTEKEDGVVVVKLPDTKVLIPRGKPVPKARNFTKWEEYAQMKGIQNRKRSKMVWDEQKNEWKPRWGYNRAADDTKDWCIEVPSNADPYEDQFEKRLKAKSERTAKNELHRLRNIARSQKTKVPGVGLTPTEAPSKDYVSKALAVAKRSTASIGKFTESLPKEKPSKYTGKKRKFEENYGSLKNETSKQLDILQKLKNKEPVIDVTKAVNTQLIEENNESSGKKPFKGKSKGFGGRKKGKGGAKGSFKGGKGSFKGGKSSFKGGKGGGGKRKR, encoded by the exons ATGGCAGACCTCGTGGAGCAGGTGCTACAGAAAGAGATAGAAAAGCAAGCAAATTATAAAACAATCGAAGTCATTAAAGATATAGATCTTGAAATCGACGAAGGAAACCTGCTTGCCGTCGATACAAATCCTTTCGACTTAAGAAAATACAA GTCTAAGAAAGATGTATGTTTGAAAGAACTAGCAAGAGATAATGCCCAGTTGCttataaatagaatatttcag TTGCCAACAGAGAAAGAAGATGGAGTGGTGGTAGTTAAG TTACCTGATACCAAAGTTTTGATTCCTAGAGGAAAACCA GTTCCCAAGGCCAGAAACTTTACAAAATGGGAAGAATATGCCCAGATGAAGGGCATTCAGAACAGGAAGAGGAGCAAGATGGTGTGGGATGAGCAGAAAAAT GAATGGAAGCCAAGATGGGGCTACAATCGAGCAGCAGACGACACAAAAGACTGGTGTATAGAGGTTCCAAGCAATGCAG ATCCATATGAAGATCAATTTGAAAAGAGACTTAAAGCTAAATCAGAAAGGACAGCCAAGAATGAGCTACACAGGCTGAGGAACATCGCCCGGTCACAGAAAACTAAAG TACCTGGTGTTGGGTTGACACCCACAGAAGCTCCTTCCAAAGACTATGTCAGCAAGGCTCTAGCAGTAGCCAAGAGGTCGACAGCTTCAATTGGAAAATTCACAGAGTCACTTCCAAAGGAGAAACCCTCAAAATACACAGGCAAGAAACGCAAG TTTGAGGAAAATTATGGGAGTTTGAAAAATGAGACAAGCAAACAGCTGGACATTTTACAGAAACTAAAAAACAAAGAACCGGTTATAGACGTGACAAAAGCTGTCAACACACAGTTGATTGAAGAAAATAATGAAAG TTCTGGTAAGAAACCCTTTAAAGGAAAATCTAAAGGGTTCGGAGGACGAAAGAAGGGAAAAGGAGGTGCTAAGGGCTCATTTAAAGGTGGAAAAGGCTCCTTTAAGGGAGGAAAGAGTTCATTTAAAGGGGGTAAAGGTGGCGGAGGGAAAAGAAAACGATGa